One region of Juglans regia cultivar Chandler chromosome 4, Walnut 2.0, whole genome shotgun sequence genomic DNA includes:
- the LOC109012822 gene encoding uncharacterized protein LOC109012822: MKLSSKPISSPGRTEKFPPQLMRFLRTNVGSGSRSRSRGRSRSSTMFFRRKNAAAIETQEPSSPKVTCMGQVRVRRSSKQAASAGTGRSRVAGTRRRCKWLRNVLFCHPLARKIKPPLCQTTWRKWVLFFQVGFLRKTEIRGDSSGFERKIGNDSEFSEREDEDKEGDEKVVAKTTEETEVTEQRAEQENTEEQSETDNPTSEGESTSEEESRIGPETVEKLKFFKEFEGAMTDRFIKSINIEDVKAGEEADSIRPVILTRCKSEPMRTAEKTDTEMNFRRKRRLGFADSR, translated from the exons ATGAAGCTATCCTCAAAACCCATATCGAGTCCGGGTCGGACCGAGAAGTTCCCGCCGCAATTGATGAGGTTTTTGAGGACCAACGTCGGGAGCGGGAGCAGGAGCAGAAGCAGAGGCAGATCACGTTCAAGCACGATGTTTTTTCGAAGAAAGAACGCCGCCGCCATTGAAACCCAGGAACCATCTTCACCGAAAGTCACGTGCATGGGCCAAGTCAGGGTCAGGCGCTCCTCCAAACAAGCAGCCTCCGCCGGAACGGGTCGGTCGCGTGTGGCTGGAACCAGACGCCGGTGCAAATGGCTCCGAAATGTCCTTTTTTGTCACCCTCTCGCCCGAAAAATCAAGCCCCCATTGTGCCAAACCACTTGGCGCAAGTGGGTCTTGTTCTTCCAAGTGGGTTTTCTACGAAAAACCGAAATTCGAGGAGACTCATCGGGTTTTGAACGGAAAATCGGGAATGACAGTGAGTTTTCAGAGCGAGAGGATGAAGACAAGGAAGGAGATGAGAAAGTAGTAGCTAAG ACGACGGAAGAAACGGAAGTCACAGAACAGAGAGCAGAGCAAGAAAACACAGAGGAACAATCAGAGACTGATAACCCCACATCGGAAGGAGAGTCAACTTCAGAAGAAGAATCGAGAATAGGTCCTGAAACGGTGGAAAAGTTGaagtttttcaaagaattcGAAGGTGCAATGACAGATAGGTTCATAAAATCCATAAATATTGAAGATGTGAAAGCAGGGGAAGAAGCAGACTCCATACGGCCTGTTATACTCACAAGGTGTAAATCAGAACCGATGAGAACAGCAGAGAAAACCGATACAGAGATGAATTTCCGGAGGAAGAGAAGGTTGGGTTTCGCTGATTCACGTTGA
- the LOC109012941 gene encoding uncharacterized protein LOC109012941, whose translation MAMDDFNRCLDNCGLLKIPSKGHKLSWCHSQEGHAQSWARLDRVVINENFLRSFPLASMEYLSRKTSYHSPMFIKGSSVDGRYGSEPFWIQNMWTHRPSFLDCVAAVWREPSLEKGFYKLASKLKKMKVALKSWHRRVFGHVNNTIKELEERIELVEDKLQMEYHKELELELLVSKAEL comes from the coding sequence ATGGCAATGGATGATTTTAACCGATGCTTAGACAATTGCGGTTTGTTAAAAATTCCTTCAAAAGGGCATAAATTGTCATGGTGCCATAGTCAAGAGGGTCATGCCCAAAGTTGGGCTCGATTGGATAGGGTGGTcattaatgaaaattttttgagatCCTTTCCGTTGGCATCCATGGAGTATTTATCAAGGAAAACTTCTTATCATAGTCCTATGTTTATCAAGGGTTCTAGTGTAGATGGCCGGTATGGTTCAGAACCGTTTTGGATCCAGAACATGTGGACTCATCGCCCATCCTTTTTGGATTGCGTGGCTGCGGTATGGAGGGAGCCATCTTTGGAGAAGGGTTTTTATAAGCTTGCTTCTAAGTTAAAGAAGATGAAGGTGGCTTTGAAGAGTTGGCATAGGAGAGTTTTTGGCCATGTGAATAACACCATCAAGGAGCTTGAAGAGAGAATTGAGCTGGTGGAAGATAAACTCCAAATGGAATATCATAAGGAGCTTGAGCTAGAGTTGCTGGTCTCCAAAGCAGAACTTTAG
- the LOC109012990 gene encoding uncharacterized protein LOC109012990, translating to MELKSRITTILFLFLLITVPYVSRGDSNELDPEVYEIDYRGPETHSSVNPPHDRSHGKSPLIHRKRVLKPPKSKGLRVADMGGEAKKTRG from the exons ATGGAGCTCAAGTCTAGAATCACCACTATCCTGTTTCTCTTTCTCCTGATCACCGTGCCTTACGTTTCAAGAG GGGACTCTAATGAGTTGGATCCGGAGGTGTACGAGATTGATTATAGAGGTCCGGAGACCCATTCATCAGTTAATCCTCCGCATGATCGCTCTCATGGAAAATCACCTTTGATTCATAGAAAACGTGTTCTTAAACCTCCCAAATCCAAGGGCTTAAGGGTGGCTGATATGGGAGGAGAA GCCAAGAAAACTCGTGGATAG